One region of Zootoca vivipara chromosome 7, rZooViv1.1, whole genome shotgun sequence genomic DNA includes:
- the B4GALT2 gene encoding beta-1,4-galactosyltransferase 2 isoform X2, which produces MSRLLVGVTLERICKAVLLLCLLHFLIIMILYFDVYAQRLDFFSRFNMRNSSRTLPYANVSRPNGTTGPLGPELLAPSTKSVSINSTVTEKPLPPCPEMPPGLVGRLLIEFSTPMSMERVQRENPDVREGGKYSPPDCVPRQKVAILIPFRHREHHLKYWLHYLHPILRRQKVSYGIYIINQYGEDTFNRAKLLNVGFLEALRDDESYDCFIFSDVDLVPMDDRNLYRCYDQPRHFAVAMDKFGFRLPYSGYFGGVSGLSKTQFLKINGFPNEYWGWGGEDDDIFNRFTKIQNTKVTMKRDGIGSLQYRLVEVVRRPMYTNVTVEIGRPPPRPPRG; this is translated from the exons ATGAGCAGATTGCTGGTGGGAGTGACcctggagaggatctgcaaagctGTGCTGCTCTTATGTTTACTGCACTTCCTCATCATCATGATCCTCTACTTCGATGTCTACGCCCAGCGCCTGGACTTTTTCAGCCGCTTCAATATGCGCAACTCCTCCCGCACTCTGCCCTATGCCAATGTCTCTCGGCCTAATGGGACCACCGGGCCTCTGGGCCCTGAGCTCCTGGCCCCGAGTACGAAGTCTGTCAGTATCAACAGCACTGTCACCGAGAAGCCCTTACCACCTTGCCCAGAGATGCCTCCTGGCCTAG TGGGCCGGCTCCTTATCGAGTTCAGCACTCCCATGAGCATGGAGAGGGTGCAACGGGAAAACCCAGATGTGCGGGAGGGCGGCAAGTACTCTCCCCCAGACTGTGTGCCTCGCCAGAAGGTGGCCATCCTCATTCCGTTCCGGCACCGGGAGCACCACCTCAAGTACTGGCTGCACTACCTGCACCCAATTCTACGGCGCCAGAAGGTGTCTTATGGCATCTATATAATTAACCAG TATGGTGAAGACACCTTTAACCGAGCTAAGCTGTTGAATGTGGGCTTCCTAGAAGCCCTTCGAGATGATGAGAGCTATGACTGCTTCATCTTCAGCGACGTTGACCTGGTGCCCATGGATGACCGGAATCTCTATCGCTGTTATGACCAACCCCGGCACTTTGCTGTTGCCATGGATAAGTTTGGCTTCCG GCTGCCATACTCTGGCTACTTCGGAGGTGTCTCTGGCCTGAGCAAGACACAGTTTCTGAAGATCAATGGCTTCCCTAACGAGtactggggctggggtggggaagatgaCGACATCTTTAACCG GTTCACCAAAATCCAGAATACCAAGGTGACCATGAAACGCGACGGCATTGGCTCGCTACAGTACCGCCTGGTGGAGGTGGTTCGTCGTCCCATGTACACCAATGTAACCGTGGAGATTGGCCGCCCACCACCACGCCCCCCTCGGGGCTGA
- the B4GALT2 gene encoding beta-1,4-galactosyltransferase 2 isoform X1 — protein MSRLLVGVTLERICKAVLLLCLLHFLIIMILYFDVYAQRLDFFSRFNMRNSSRTLPYANVSRPNGTTGPLGPELLAPSTKSVSINSTVTEKPLPPCPEMPPGLVGRLLIEFSTPMSMERVQRENPDVREGGKYSPPDCVPRQKVAILIPFRHREHHLKYWLHYLHPILRRQKVSYGIYIINQYGEDTFNRAKLLNVGFLEALRDDESYDCFIFSDVDLVPMDDRNLYRCYDQPRHFAVAMDKFGFRLPYSGYFGGVSGLSKTQFLKINGFPNEYWGWGGEDDDIFNRISLNGMKVSRPDARIGRYRMIKHERDRHNEPNPQRFTKIQNTKVTMKRDGIGSLQYRLVEVVRRPMYTNVTVEIGRPPPRPPRG, from the exons ATGAGCAGATTGCTGGTGGGAGTGACcctggagaggatctgcaaagctGTGCTGCTCTTATGTTTACTGCACTTCCTCATCATCATGATCCTCTACTTCGATGTCTACGCCCAGCGCCTGGACTTTTTCAGCCGCTTCAATATGCGCAACTCCTCCCGCACTCTGCCCTATGCCAATGTCTCTCGGCCTAATGGGACCACCGGGCCTCTGGGCCCTGAGCTCCTGGCCCCGAGTACGAAGTCTGTCAGTATCAACAGCACTGTCACCGAGAAGCCCTTACCACCTTGCCCAGAGATGCCTCCTGGCCTAG TGGGCCGGCTCCTTATCGAGTTCAGCACTCCCATGAGCATGGAGAGGGTGCAACGGGAAAACCCAGATGTGCGGGAGGGCGGCAAGTACTCTCCCCCAGACTGTGTGCCTCGCCAGAAGGTGGCCATCCTCATTCCGTTCCGGCACCGGGAGCACCACCTCAAGTACTGGCTGCACTACCTGCACCCAATTCTACGGCGCCAGAAGGTGTCTTATGGCATCTATATAATTAACCAG TATGGTGAAGACACCTTTAACCGAGCTAAGCTGTTGAATGTGGGCTTCCTAGAAGCCCTTCGAGATGATGAGAGCTATGACTGCTTCATCTTCAGCGACGTTGACCTGGTGCCCATGGATGACCGGAATCTCTATCGCTGTTATGACCAACCCCGGCACTTTGCTGTTGCCATGGATAAGTTTGGCTTCCG GCTGCCATACTCTGGCTACTTCGGAGGTGTCTCTGGCCTGAGCAAGACACAGTTTCTGAAGATCAATGGCTTCCCTAACGAGtactggggctggggtggggaagatgaCGACATCTTTAACCG GATCTCGCTTAATGGCATGAAAGTGTCACGTCCTGATGCCCGCATTGGGCGCTACCGCATGATCAAGCACGAGCGTGACCGACACAACGAGCCCAATCCCCAGCG GTTCACCAAAATCCAGAATACCAAGGTGACCATGAAACGCGACGGCATTGGCTCGCTACAGTACCGCCTGGTGGAGGTGGTTCGTCGTCCCATGTACACCAATGTAACCGTGGAGATTGGCCGCCCACCACCACGCCCCCCTCGGGGCTGA
- the B4GALT2 gene encoding beta-1,4-galactosyltransferase 2 isoform X3 — MSRLLVGVTLERICKAVLLLCLLHFLIIMILYFDVYAQRLDFFSRFNMRNSSRTLPYANVSRPNGTTGPLGPELLAPSTKSVSINSTVTEKPLPPCPEMPPGLVGRLLIEFSTPMSMERVQRENPDVREGGKYSPPDCVPRQKVAILIPFRHREHHLKYWLHYLHPILRRQKVSYGIYIINQYGEDTFNRAKLLNVGFLEALRDDESYDCFIFSDVDLVPMDDRNLYRCYDQPRHFAVAMDKFGFRISLNGMKVSRPDARIGRYRMIKHERDRHNEPNPQRFTKIQNTKVTMKRDGIGSLQYRLVEVVRRPMYTNVTVEIGRPPPRPPRG, encoded by the exons ATGAGCAGATTGCTGGTGGGAGTGACcctggagaggatctgcaaagctGTGCTGCTCTTATGTTTACTGCACTTCCTCATCATCATGATCCTCTACTTCGATGTCTACGCCCAGCGCCTGGACTTTTTCAGCCGCTTCAATATGCGCAACTCCTCCCGCACTCTGCCCTATGCCAATGTCTCTCGGCCTAATGGGACCACCGGGCCTCTGGGCCCTGAGCTCCTGGCCCCGAGTACGAAGTCTGTCAGTATCAACAGCACTGTCACCGAGAAGCCCTTACCACCTTGCCCAGAGATGCCTCCTGGCCTAG TGGGCCGGCTCCTTATCGAGTTCAGCACTCCCATGAGCATGGAGAGGGTGCAACGGGAAAACCCAGATGTGCGGGAGGGCGGCAAGTACTCTCCCCCAGACTGTGTGCCTCGCCAGAAGGTGGCCATCCTCATTCCGTTCCGGCACCGGGAGCACCACCTCAAGTACTGGCTGCACTACCTGCACCCAATTCTACGGCGCCAGAAGGTGTCTTATGGCATCTATATAATTAACCAG TATGGTGAAGACACCTTTAACCGAGCTAAGCTGTTGAATGTGGGCTTCCTAGAAGCCCTTCGAGATGATGAGAGCTATGACTGCTTCATCTTCAGCGACGTTGACCTGGTGCCCATGGATGACCGGAATCTCTATCGCTGTTATGACCAACCCCGGCACTTTGCTGTTGCCATGGATAAGTTTGGCTTCCG GATCTCGCTTAATGGCATGAAAGTGTCACGTCCTGATGCCCGCATTGGGCGCTACCGCATGATCAAGCACGAGCGTGACCGACACAACGAGCCCAATCCCCAGCG GTTCACCAAAATCCAGAATACCAAGGTGACCATGAAACGCGACGGCATTGGCTCGCTACAGTACCGCCTGGTGGAGGTGGTTCGTCGTCCCATGTACACCAATGTAACCGTGGAGATTGGCCGCCCACCACCACGCCCCCCTCGGGGCTGA
- the LOC118088950 gene encoding von Willebrand factor C domain-containing protein 2-like: MPITCPSSSAMPFPLAQLSLAPLLLLLTLVPIPGLAGPVTTCDANGSLYYVGEWYFLDSDHCTQCECTAEGPACARTDCTSLPPACIHVSHYPSDCCPRCERVGCEHRGQVYELGQHFQPSECEQCTCDLDGIARCLVADCAPPPCVNPVYEKGHCCPTCEDGPNCYVDGSQRHVIPAGESIWVGPCTRCRCHDGQDAGYWEGNRLAKCERLRGCRATGAHHT; encoded by the exons ATGCCCATCACCTGTCCCTCGAGTTCAGCGATGCCCTTTCCGTTGGCACAGCTGAGCTTagcgccgctgctgctgctgctgactctgGTGCCCATCCCAGGACTGGCAGGGCCAGTGACCACGTGCGATGCCAACGGGAGCCTGTACTACGTTGGGGAGTGGTATTTCCTGGACAGTGACCACTGCACCCAGTGCGAGTGCACAGCGGAGGGGCCCGCCTGCGCCCGCACGGACTGCACCTCTCTGCCACCTGCCTGCATTCACGTCAGCCACTACCCCAGCGACTGCTGCCCACGCTGCGAAAGGGTTGGCTGCGAGCACCGTGGACAAGTGTATGAGCTGGggcagcatttccag CCCTCAGAGTGTGAGCAGTGTACCTGTGACCTAGATGGCATCGCCCGTTGCCTAGTGGCAGACTGCGCCCCTCCGCCCTGCGTCAATCCCGTCTACGAGAAGGGCCACTGCTGCCCCACCTGTGAGGATG GGCCCAACTGCTATGTGGATGGGAGCCAGCGACACGTAATTCCTGCTGGGGAGAGCATATGGGTGGGGCCCTGCACCCGTTGCCGCTGTCATGACGGCCAGGACGCCGGTTACTGGGAAGGAAACCGCTTAGCTAAATGTGAGCGGCTACGGGGATGCCGGGCTACAGGTGCACATCACACCTGA